From the genome of Streptomyces sp. NBC_01260, one region includes:
- a CDS encoding ABC transporter permease produces the protein MFVAWRDLRFAKGRFALMGTVVVLITLLVGLLSGLTAGLARENTSAVTGLSADHLAFAAPPDGQSVSFTNSTVKETAWNSWARQPGVEKAQPLGIRTLNAAAVAGERTAAVSAFGVEPDGGLAPSGTPVGPGKVVLSGQAAEDLSARAGDRLRLGGDEVTVAAVAGDASYSHTPVVWTSLADWQRFGADGAGGAAHATVIALTTTDGADLAAGDRAAGTSTLSLDGSLTAIGSYQAENGSLQLMRGFLFAISALVIGAFFTVWTIQRSGDVAVLKALGASTPYLLRDALGQAVVMLAIGTGIGTALASGIGALVSGGAVPFVLEASTVLVPAAVMIALGAVGAALSIRRITAVDPLTALGSAR, from the coding sequence ATGTTCGTTGCATGGAGAGATCTTCGGTTCGCCAAGGGCCGGTTCGCGCTCATGGGCACGGTCGTGGTGCTGATCACGCTGCTCGTGGGTCTGCTGTCCGGTCTCACGGCCGGGCTGGCCCGGGAGAACACCTCGGCCGTCACGGGTCTGAGCGCCGACCACCTGGCGTTCGCCGCCCCGCCCGACGGCCAGTCGGTGTCCTTCACCAATTCCACCGTCAAGGAGACCGCCTGGAACAGCTGGGCGCGCCAGCCCGGTGTCGAGAAGGCGCAGCCGCTCGGCATCCGCACGCTCAACGCCGCCGCGGTGGCGGGGGAGCGGACGGCGGCCGTCTCGGCCTTCGGCGTCGAGCCGGACGGCGGCCTGGCGCCCTCCGGCACTCCGGTGGGACCGGGAAAGGTCGTGCTCTCCGGGCAGGCCGCCGAGGATCTCTCCGCACGGGCCGGTGACCGGCTGCGGCTCGGCGGCGACGAGGTGACCGTCGCCGCGGTCGCCGGCGACGCCTCGTACAGCCATACGCCGGTCGTGTGGACCTCGCTGGCCGACTGGCAGCGGTTCGGGGCCGACGGCGCGGGCGGCGCGGCTCACGCCACCGTGATCGCTCTGACCACCACCGACGGCGCCGATCTGGCGGCGGGCGACCGCGCGGCCGGCACCAGCACGCTCAGCCTGGACGGCTCCCTCACCGCCATCGGCTCGTACCAGGCCGAGAACGGTTCGCTCCAGCTGATGCGCGGCTTCCTCTTCGCCATCTCCGCCCTGGTCATCGGCGCCTTCTTCACCGTCTGGACGATCCAGCGCAGCGGTGATGTCGCCGTCCTCAAGGCACTGGGCGCCTCCACGCCCTATCTGCTCCGGGACGCACTCGGGCAGGCCGTGGTGATGCTCGCCATCGGTACGGGGATCGGCACCGCCCTCGCCTCCGGTATCGGTGCCCTGGTCAGCGGCGGGGCCGTGCCCTTCGTCCTGGAGGCGTCGACCGTCCTCGTCCCGGCAGCCGTCATGATCGCCCTCGGCGCCGTCGGGGCGGCCCTGTCCATCCGGCGGATCACCGCCGTAGACCCGCTCACCGCACTCGGGAGTGCCCGATGA
- a CDS encoding sensor histidine kinase yields the protein METRVHPPVAAALRLCLHALLLGLLALAAVKAVSDGDARSAGVVVVSCVLAAVYAAGALAPVVQPGTRAGACWLAVLGALWLVLLALSPDGLWVAFPLYFLQLHLLPMRWGLPAVVVTAAAAITSFLVHGQAVTPGAFIGPVLGAAVAVATVFGYDALFRESERRRELIEELVSTRADLAAAERTAGTLAERERLAREIHDTLAQGLSSIQLLLRAAERTLEPDAPAASLVHQAREAAQDNLAEARRFVRALTPPDLENGSLAAALERLSARTTDSALTVQFAVSGTPVELPTPYEVALLRTAQSALANTVQHAGARRAEITLSFMDTSVSLDVVDDGHGFSPGLRPAASDNTSPDSATGSGGFGLPAMRSRARSLGGTLSVESAPGQGTAVALTLPLPVGPNGQDSA from the coding sequence ATGGAAACACGTGTCCACCCCCCGGTCGCCGCCGCGCTGCGGCTGTGTCTGCACGCCCTGCTGCTGGGACTGCTGGCGCTGGCGGCCGTCAAGGCCGTGAGCGACGGGGATGCTCGCTCCGCCGGCGTCGTCGTGGTGTCCTGCGTGCTGGCCGCGGTGTACGCGGCCGGTGCGCTCGCCCCCGTCGTGCAGCCGGGGACCCGGGCCGGGGCGTGCTGGCTCGCCGTGCTGGGGGCGCTCTGGCTGGTGCTGCTGGCCCTCTCGCCGGACGGGCTGTGGGTGGCCTTCCCGCTGTACTTCCTTCAGCTGCACCTGCTGCCGATGCGCTGGGGGCTGCCCGCCGTGGTGGTGACCGCGGCCGCCGCCATCACCAGTTTCCTGGTGCACGGACAGGCGGTCACACCCGGCGCCTTCATCGGCCCGGTGCTCGGCGCGGCGGTGGCCGTCGCCACGGTGTTCGGGTACGACGCACTGTTCCGGGAGAGCGAGCGGCGCCGCGAACTCATCGAGGAGCTCGTCTCGACCCGGGCGGACCTGGCGGCGGCCGAACGCACCGCCGGCACGCTCGCCGAACGCGAACGGCTGGCGCGGGAGATCCACGACACGCTCGCACAGGGTCTTTCCAGCATTCAGCTGCTGCTGCGCGCGGCCGAACGCACCCTGGAGCCGGACGCTCCCGCCGCCTCCCTCGTCCACCAGGCCCGCGAGGCCGCCCAGGACAATCTCGCCGAGGCCCGCCGCTTCGTCCGCGCCCTGACCCCGCCCGACCTGGAGAACGGCTCGCTGGCGGCCGCCCTGGAACGGCTCTCGGCCCGTACGACGGACTCCGCGCTCACGGTGCAGTTCGCCGTCAGCGGCACCCCGGTCGAACTGCCCACCCCGTACGAGGTGGCGCTGCTGCGTACCGCGCAGTCGGCGCTGGCCAACACCGTGCAGCACGCCGGGGCGCGGCGGGCCGAGATCACGCTGAGCTTCATGGACACCTCGGTGTCGCTGGACGTGGTCGACGACGGCCACGGCTTCTCGCCGGGCCTGCGGCCTGCCGCATCGGACAACACATCGCCGGACAGCGCCACCGGGAGCGGTGGCTTCGGGCTGCCCGCCATGCGGTCCCGGGCCCGCTCCCTGGGCGGCACGCTGAGCGTCGAGTCGGCGCCCGGCCAGGGCACGGCCGTCGCTCTCACCCTGCCTCTCCCCGTCGGCCCGAACGGACAGGACTCCGCATGA
- a CDS encoding response regulator, translated as MTTPIRLLLADDHPVVRAGLRAVLDTEPDFHVAAEAATAEQAVALAATGEFDVVLMDLQFGPGLHGSEATAAITAVPGAPRVLILTTYDTDADILAAVEAGAAGYLLKDAPPEELAAAVRTAAAGRSALAPAVAHRLMDRMRTPSEALTKRELEVLQLVGEGLSNLQISKKLFLSQATVKSHLVHIYAKLGVDSRTAAVAAATARRLIRR; from the coding sequence ATGACCACACCGATCAGGCTGCTGCTCGCCGACGACCACCCGGTGGTCCGGGCGGGACTGCGGGCCGTCCTGGACACCGAGCCGGACTTCCATGTCGCCGCGGAGGCCGCCACCGCCGAACAGGCCGTCGCCCTGGCCGCGACCGGTGAGTTCGACGTCGTCCTGATGGACCTGCAGTTCGGGCCGGGTCTGCACGGCTCGGAGGCCACCGCCGCGATCACCGCGGTGCCGGGCGCCCCCCGGGTGCTGATCCTGACCACGTACGACACGGACGCCGACATCCTCGCCGCGGTCGAGGCGGGCGCCGCCGGCTACCTGCTGAAGGACGCCCCGCCCGAGGAGCTGGCCGCAGCGGTCCGTACGGCCGCGGCCGGGCGGTCCGCGCTGGCCCCGGCCGTCGCGCACCGGCTGATGGACCGGATGAGGACCCCCTCGGAGGCGCTCACCAAGCGCGAGCTGGAAGTCCTGCAACTGGTGGGCGAGGGCCTGTCGAACCTGCAGATCAGCAAGAAGCTGTTCCTGAGCCAGGCGACGGTGAAGTCCCACCTGGTGCACATCTACGCCAAGCTGGGCGTCGACTCGCGTACGGCCGCGGTCGCGGCGGCGACGGCCCGCAGGCTCATCCGCCGCTGA
- a CDS encoding DUF5955 family protein, which produces MGQARVTSSNEDPRVTELRTAVSRLRRELAGHPAEFPDRAIAEDELAALDAMAVSGAPEIPRLRRSLLLIAGAIGSVSALASALRDVRVAVDLFGEPPRR; this is translated from the coding sequence GTGGGGCAGGCGCGGGTGACCAGCAGCAATGAGGACCCGAGGGTGACGGAGTTGCGTACGGCCGTCTCCCGGCTCCGGCGGGAGCTGGCCGGACATCCCGCGGAGTTCCCGGACCGCGCCATCGCCGAGGACGAGCTGGCGGCGCTGGACGCGATGGCGGTCAGCGGCGCGCCCGAGATTCCCCGGCTCCGCCGGTCGCTGCTGCTGATCGCGGGGGCGATCGGCTCGGTCAGCGCCCTGGCGTCGGCGCTCAGGGACGTACGGGTCGCCGTGGACCTCTTCGGTGAGCCGCCGCGCCGCTGA
- a CDS encoding nucleotidyltransferase family protein: MTSTPPPSSPSAAPVVAGLLLAAGGGRRLGGRPKALLEHRGRLLADHAVRTLREGGCGPVHVVLGAAADEVRARAGLSGCTVTVNPEWTEGMGSSLRAGLGALTGTEADAVLVLLVDQPGIGAEAVARVRSACRSRTSLAAASYEGERGHPVLFGADLWADIAAGAVGDQGARAYLRAHRDAITLVECSDVAQAFDIDTAEDLSHLE, from the coding sequence ATGACAAGCACTCCGCCTCCCTCTTCTCCGTCCGCCGCCCCGGTCGTCGCCGGACTGCTCCTCGCCGCAGGCGGTGGACGCCGGCTGGGCGGGCGTCCCAAGGCGCTGCTGGAACACCGCGGCCGCCTCCTCGCCGACCATGCGGTACGCACCCTGCGGGAGGGCGGCTGCGGTCCGGTCCATGTGGTGCTCGGCGCGGCGGCCGACGAGGTGCGGGCCAGGGCCGGGCTGTCCGGCTGCACGGTGACCGTCAACCCGGAGTGGACCGAGGGCATGGGCTCCTCGCTGCGGGCCGGCCTCGGCGCCCTCACCGGCACGGAGGCGGACGCGGTTCTGGTCCTGCTGGTCGACCAGCCCGGCATCGGCGCGGAGGCGGTGGCGCGGGTGCGCTCGGCCTGCCGCTCCCGGACGAGCCTCGCGGCGGCCTCGTACGAGGGGGAACGCGGCCATCCGGTGTTGTTCGGGGCCGATCTGTGGGCAGACATCGCGGCGGGAGCGGTGGGCGACCAGGGTGCGCGCGCCTATCTGCGGGCGCACCGCGATGCGATCACGCTCGTCGAGTGTTCCGATGTGGCTCAGGCGTTCGACATCGACACGGCGGAGGACCTGTCCCACCTTGAGTGA
- the aceB gene encoding malate synthase A — MSAPAPSSLAIVDTEPLPRQDEVLTPAALAFVAELHRRFTPRRDELLARRGERRGEIARTSTLDFLPETAAIRADDSWKVAPAPAALNDRRVEITGPTDRKMTINALNSGAKVWLADFEDASAPTWENVVLGQLNLIDAYNRAIDFTDPRSGKSYALKPADELATVVTRPRGWHLNERHLQLDGTAVPGALVDFGLYFFHNAQRLIDLGKGPYFYLPKTESHLEARLWNDIFVFAQDYTGIPQGTVRATVLIETITAAYEMEEILYELRDHASGLNAGRWDYLFSIVKNFRDGGAKFVLPDRNAVTMTAPFMRAYTELLVRTCHKRGAHAIGGMAAFIPSRRDAEVNKVAFEKVKADKDREAHDGFDGSWVAHPDLVPIAMASFDAVLGEKPNQKERLREDVSVAAGDLIAIDTLHAKPTYDGLRNAVAVGIRYIEAWLRGMGAVAIFNLMEDAATAEISRSQIWQWINADVVFENGEHATAELARKVAAEELAAIRAETGEEAFAAGRWQQAHDLLLQVSLDQDYADFLTLPAYEQLR, encoded by the coding sequence ATGTCCGCACCAGCGCCGTCCTCGCTGGCCATCGTCGATACCGAGCCCCTGCCCCGGCAGGACGAGGTCCTCACACCCGCGGCTCTCGCGTTCGTGGCCGAGCTGCACCGCCGGTTCACCCCGCGCCGTGACGAGCTGCTCGCCCGCCGCGGCGAGCGCCGCGGCGAGATCGCCCGCACCTCCACGCTGGACTTCCTGCCGGAGACCGCGGCGATCCGCGCGGACGACTCCTGGAAGGTCGCACCGGCCCCCGCTGCCCTGAACGACCGCCGGGTGGAGATCACCGGTCCGACCGACCGCAAGATGACCATCAACGCCCTGAACTCGGGCGCCAAGGTCTGGCTCGCCGACTTCGAGGACGCGTCCGCCCCCACGTGGGAGAACGTCGTCCTCGGCCAGCTCAATCTGATCGACGCCTACAACCGCGCGATCGACTTCACGGACCCGAGGTCCGGCAAGTCGTACGCCCTGAAGCCCGCCGACGAGCTGGCGACCGTCGTCACCCGCCCCCGCGGCTGGCACCTGAACGAGCGGCACCTCCAGCTCGACGGCACCGCGGTGCCCGGCGCGCTGGTCGACTTCGGCCTCTACTTCTTCCACAACGCCCAGCGCCTCATCGACCTCGGCAAGGGCCCGTACTTCTACCTGCCGAAGACGGAGTCACACCTGGAGGCCCGCCTCTGGAACGACATCTTCGTCTTCGCCCAGGACTACACCGGCATTCCGCAGGGCACCGTGCGCGCCACGGTCCTGATCGAGACGATCACCGCCGCGTACGAGATGGAGGAGATCCTCTACGAGCTCCGCGACCACGCCTCCGGGCTGAACGCGGGCCGCTGGGACTACCTCTTCTCCATCGTCAAGAACTTCCGTGACGGCGGCGCCAAGTTCGTCCTGCCGGACCGCAACGCGGTGACGATGACCGCCCCGTTCATGCGGGCGTACACCGAACTCCTGGTCCGCACCTGCCACAAGCGCGGCGCCCACGCGATCGGCGGAATGGCGGCCTTCATCCCGTCCCGCCGGGACGCCGAGGTCAACAAGGTCGCGTTCGAGAAGGTCAAGGCCGACAAGGACCGCGAGGCGCACGACGGCTTCGACGGCTCCTGGGTCGCCCACCCCGACCTGGTCCCGATCGCCATGGCCTCCTTCGACGCGGTGCTCGGCGAGAAGCCGAACCAGAAGGAACGCCTGCGCGAGGACGTCTCGGTGGCCGCCGGCGACCTGATCGCCATCGACACCCTGCACGCCAAGCCCACCTACGACGGCCTGCGCAACGCCGTCGCGGTCGGCATCCGCTACATCGAGGCCTGGCTGCGCGGCATGGGCGCGGTCGCCATCTTCAACCTGATGGAGGACGCGGCCACCGCCGAGATCTCGCGCTCGCAGATCTGGCAGTGGATCAACGCGGACGTGGTCTTCGAGAACGGCGAGCACGCCACGGCGGAGCTGGCCCGCAAGGTCGCGGCCGAGGAACTGGCCGCGATCCGCGCCGAGACCGGCGAGGAGGCCTTCGCCGCCGGCCGGTGGCAGCAGGCCCACGACCTGCTGCTCCAGGTCTCCCTGGACCAGGACTACGCGGACTTCCTGACGCTGCCCGCGTACGAGCAGCTGCGCTGA
- a CDS encoding N-6 DNA methylase, whose translation MPDTVKPSPDQPAGASSALVTGAEIARLAGVTRAAVSNWRRRYEDFPPAVGGSASSPLFVWDAVQKWLDGRDKSQEVSLEVQTWQALRAAYGDATVAAVAAAVEHLAGDAARAAADAPAGPVGPPLREPSGVPLRSLLDRLAADAGPAGAVEALVARMTDSARRSGSDLVTSPRIVRAVTHFAPDLRRGQTVFDPASGIGTLLFGLLPARGLVRFGQDSDEDCVRIARVRSTLTGREDIRIAHGDALRADRFPGLAADLVVCDPPAAVTDWGREELLLDPRWEFGTPSRAEGELAWLQHAYAHTAHGGHLLVVMPASVAYRKAGRRIRAELVRRGAIRKVVALPGGVASSHALPVHLWLLRRPEDTGTRPDTVTMVDLTSNDPDGTLVPADGQTADVPLIDLLDDDVDLTPASHMPVVRRDMAAEYERARAELSAALTALESLLPDLRVGDGADLWDGATVSIADLARAGLVDIGGGIVRATGDQIDPAYLDGFLNSGPNIRRSTSQSGTYRSDPKSARIPQREPVVQRRYGSAFRALGEVEAQASRLTETVRRMAQVAREGLGSGALQPGEE comes from the coding sequence ATGCCGGACACCGTCAAGCCCAGCCCGGACCAACCCGCGGGTGCGTCGTCGGCGCTCGTCACCGGCGCCGAGATCGCCCGCCTCGCCGGAGTGACCCGGGCAGCTGTTTCCAACTGGCGTCGCCGCTACGAGGACTTTCCCCCGGCCGTCGGTGGCAGTGCCTCCAGTCCTCTCTTTGTATGGGACGCCGTTCAGAAGTGGCTGGACGGTCGCGACAAGAGCCAGGAAGTCTCCCTCGAAGTTCAGACCTGGCAGGCGCTGCGTGCCGCTTACGGTGACGCCACAGTTGCGGCTGTCGCGGCCGCCGTGGAGCACCTTGCCGGTGACGCGGCGCGTGCGGCGGCGGACGCGCCTGCGGGACCGGTCGGCCCCCCGCTGCGTGAACCGTCCGGTGTCCCCCTCCGTAGCTTGCTGGACCGGCTCGCCGCAGACGCCGGGCCGGCGGGGGCCGTCGAAGCCCTGGTGGCCAGGATGACCGACTCCGCCCGCCGTTCCGGCTCCGACCTCGTCACGTCACCCCGCATCGTCCGAGCTGTCACTCACTTCGCCCCCGACCTGCGCCGCGGGCAGACCGTCTTCGATCCCGCCAGCGGTATCGGGACGCTTCTGTTCGGACTGCTACCAGCCCGCGGTCTCGTCCGCTTCGGCCAGGACAGCGATGAGGACTGTGTCCGTATCGCACGCGTGCGCTCTACTCTGACCGGCCGCGAAGACATCCGCATTGCACACGGCGACGCGCTGCGTGCTGATCGCTTTCCCGGTCTTGCCGCCGACCTGGTGGTCTGTGACCCGCCGGCCGCTGTCACCGACTGGGGTCGCGAAGAACTTCTACTCGACCCGCGGTGGGAGTTCGGCACCCCTTCCCGCGCAGAAGGCGAACTTGCCTGGCTGCAGCACGCTTACGCGCACACTGCTCACGGCGGCCACCTGCTTGTGGTCATGCCGGCTTCCGTCGCCTACCGCAAGGCGGGCAGGCGCATTCGCGCCGAACTGGTCCGACGCGGAGCCATTCGCAAGGTCGTCGCCCTGCCCGGAGGTGTCGCCTCCTCGCACGCCCTTCCGGTACACCTCTGGCTCCTGCGCCGCCCCGAAGACACGGGTACGAGACCGGACACCGTCACCATGGTCGACCTCACCTCCAACGACCCCGACGGCACCCTTGTCCCCGCAGACGGCCAGACCGCCGACGTCCCACTCATCGACCTTCTCGATGACGATGTCGACCTCACCCCCGCATCGCACATGCCCGTCGTCCGGCGCGACATGGCCGCCGAGTACGAAAGGGCCCGCGCCGAACTCAGCGCAGCGCTCACAGCCCTGGAATCGCTGCTCCCTGACCTGCGCGTAGGCGACGGTGCCGACTTGTGGGACGGTGCCACCGTCAGCATCGCCGACCTGGCCCGCGCCGGCCTCGTGGACATCGGCGGGGGTATTGTCCGGGCCACGGGGGACCAGATCGACCCCGCGTATCTAGACGGTTTTCTCAATTCCGGGCCGAATATCCGCCGCTCCACCTCCCAGAGCGGCACTTACCGTTCCGACCCCAAGAGCGCTCGCATCCCGCAGCGCGAACCCGTTGTCCAGCGCCGCTACGGCTCGGCGTTCCGAGCGCTCGGAGAAGTGGAAGCCCAGGCGTCGCGCCTCACAGAAACAGTGCGCCGCATGGCGCAGGTCGCCAGGGAGGGACTGGGGAGCGGCGCGTTGCAGCCTGGGGAAGAGTAA